Within Claveliimonas bilis, the genomic segment ATTCCTCTTCAAAATAATGATTATCAATATATTCTTTGGCCCTGAATACAAAAGATTTACTGGAGCGGCTTCTTGCATTCATCAAGTTTTCCCGAAATAAAAAACTGATGTCCAACAGCCATTTTCGCAGAGCCTCCGGCTCCAGATCCAGAAGATTACTGTACAGCTGTCTTGTATCCCCTGAAAATTCTTCCACAACCAGATCATTATTAGATACAAACCGGTACAGAGCGCTCACCATCTCCATCACAGCAATATGATGATACTGCAAAGATTTATCGGGAAAAGACATCCGATCCATATACTTATCCACAGCTTCCGTCACATCCTGAGGTGATCCGATCCGAATCTTCTTAAACAGTTCCGATAACTCCGCATCATTAGCCGTAACGGCTCTTCCCGTTTCAGAAGGCGCAATTTCCTTAATGTTGATCGCCCTGCAGGCGCCATATATTGCACGGTAAGAAACCGCCTCCCTGGCACCGTTATAGGACTGGGACAACTCCAGGATATCGCTGCACACCTGTCCTACTCCAATGATAACCACCGCTCCGATCATACGACTGGCATAGCGGCAGAAGCGATCGCACTCGTCTGTCAGATCTGATACCTCATTTTCATTCTTCAGCTGTGCGATCATCACTGTATTTCCCAGATAGGAAAAATATTTTGGATGCCATTTACCGCCCAATCGTTCCATTGCCTGCTTCTGAACAGAAGTCGCCAAAAGCACCGGGTTCATATTCTTTGGAACCTGCCTTGAGGATGTATGGATCACAACACAGCAAAAAAACGGCCCTTTCAGGGAAATCTGATAATCTTCAATATATTTGGGAAGATCTCCCTCCATAATCCTTCCTTCTATCAAGGTAGAATAAAAGTTCGCCTGCAAAAGAGGCAGGGATTCCATATAATATTTCTGAAGGATTTCCGTATTTCTTTTCTCACTGATCTCCTGATCCAGCTTTATTTTCAATTGAGTAAATACATTTGTAAGCTCCAGTGAATTGACCGGCTTCAAAATATATTCTTCTACCTCCAGGTGTACTGCTTCCTTGGCATACTCGAACTCGTCAAACCCGGTAAAGATCAAAAGCTTAGTTGCCGGAAACTCCTCCTTGATCCGTCCCGCCAGTTCCATACCGTCCATATATGGCATCTTTATATCTGTCATGACTACATCCGGCTGGAACTCCTCTACCATTTCAAACGCCTTTACGCCATTGTTTGCATAGCCGATCACAGAAAACCCAAGGCCCTCCCAATTGATCTTCTTCATGATCACCTGTATAACTTCTTCTTCGTCGTCTACCAAAAGAACCGTATATTTATCCATAAATCTTTCTCCATGTACATAATTTCCATCCGTCATATAAACATTACCATACAAAAGAATGGCTGCTATTATTATAGCAACCACCAAAACCATTTGTAAACATTTACGGATGTTTTGAAACATACAACCCTGTCTTGACAAATAAATAAGGGAAGTATATCGTAAAATCACAGCGTATCCTTTATCCGCTCCACTCTCTTTTCACAAAGGATATACTCTTGCAAAAAGAGGGTAGTATTATTTGAACAAAAAAGGAGTCAACATGAAAAAAATATTATTTGTCAATGCCTGCGTAAGACCCTGCTCACGCACCTGTTTACTGGCACAGGAAGTTCTGAAAAAATTAAACGGACAGATAGAAGAAGTCCATCTTGGCCATGAACAACTTTCCCCTCTGGATCTGGAACTGTTAGAAAAGCGAAACCAGCTTATTTCATCCAAAAATTTTTCAGATCCTCTATTTCGCTATGCAGCCCAGTTTGCTGCCGCAGATGAAATTGTTATTGCAGCGCCCTACTGGGATCTGGCTTTTCCTTCCATCTTAAGGATATATCTCGAACATGTTACAGTAGTCGGCGTAACCTTCCAGTATTCCCCGGACGGTATTCCCCTGGGACTTTGCAAAGCAAAACGTATCATTTATGTGACAACAGCAGGCGGCCCTATCGCAGACCGAAACCTGGGCTACGATTATGTAAAGGCTCTGTCTGATGCCTTTTACAGTATACCGGAAGTGCTCTGCTTTCAGGCTGAAAACCTGGATATCCAGGGCGCTGACGTAAACGGCATTCTTGAAGACGCTGTTTTGCGAATCAAAGAAGCGCTCTGATCTTTTCCATTTCTATTATCAAACGGACCAGACAGCACATTGATCCTGTGCTCTGTCTGATCCGTTTGTTTTGTATATTATGCTGTTTTCTTTTCCAGCACGATCACCCGTTCCTGCAGGTCCCCCACTATTTTTAATAAAATGGAGGTATTATCGTTTTCAAGCTTTGTTATCCTGTAATAAGTTTCCAGATTATCTACCTTTTTATCGACATTTGCAATTTTCTCTTCTAGGCTTTCTCTCATCCTGTCCATTTCCTCAAGTAGACCATTCTCTGTCTCACGCAGCGCTCTCTGCAGCTTCTGATCGAATTTTTCCATTATCCGCTCTTCCGACTCCTGCATAATCGACCGTATTATTTCAATATCCTGTTTTTCTAACATAGTATTCCTCCTTTTGAATATGTGTAATTTACTGTTCCTTCTATATTTTTCAATTACTATTTCACTTACATCGTCTTTATGTCATCTATTATATCGACGAATTATACTTATGTCAAGTAAAAAAGAGGATTACTGCCATTTTTCTGATGTGCTGCTCTCTTCCCTTTAGTCCTGACTGTTCAGTCCGCTTTCCTCTGGGAAAAGATATGGTTCCGGGTCAATTGCTTCTCCGTCTATCTCCAACTGGAAATGCAGGTGATTCCCTGTAGAACGCCCTGTGGTTCCGCTTAAACCGATCTGCTCTCCCTTTTCCACCCTGTCTCCTTCTTTGACATACATCTCGCTGTGATGCATATATTTTGTCACAATTCCTTCTCCGTGGTCAATGATGATCCAGTTGCCGGCGGATCCGCCCCAGCCTGCTTCAATCACTGTTCCCGCTGCCACCGCATAGGTAGGGATATTTTCACTGCCGGTTCCAAGGTCAATCCCTTTATGATAGGAATGGCTCCACTGCCGCCACCCGAATCTGCTTGTTACCTGTGACCCCGGACATGGATCTGCAAACTCTCCAAGCAGACTGTCAAAAGTCTCCAGTGTCATTCGGTCCAAACGATAGAGATCATAAGTTTCCATCTGCCGGATCAGGCTTTTTCCGTAATCAACGTCCGTTGCCCAACGGCTTCCGATCCTCATGGCAAAAGTATTGGCGTCCGTTACCCCTTCGATCAGATCACTATATACTTCCTTCAAAAGTTTTGCCCTGTCCTCCATACTTTCGCTGTATGTATGGTACATCCGGAATCCTGCCCGAATGGTATAGCTTCTCCCTTCTTCTGTTTCTTCCCCTGTTTTCATCTGAACAGACCCGGCCGGCCCTCTCCCTTTGACTCCGAAAAGATTATTGTACTGAAAGGCCAGGTAGGAAAGCCCCTGTCCCTTCTCACCATAAGGACCATACTTTCCAAATCCGGATTCCTGAATAACCTGAGCAATCGTTACAGAAGCCGGATAGCCGTATTCATCCTGTACCTTCAAAGCTCCTGTGATCATCTCTGTAGTAATAAAGGGCGGAATATTCTCAAGAGGCATATCTGTACTGTACTTTATCCGTAAAACCTTGGGAATGAGCCGTTCTGACGGAGTAAACTCTTCCAGGAATCTTTCCTTTTGATTTCCCGTCACTGGTAGTACCTGTGGATTCCATCCTGTCTGCGGTACAGATGGCGACGGAGCAATCGGTTTTGTCTCTTCATCTGACCCGTTATCCGGTTCGGTTGGTGTCTCTGCAATCTCCGGTTCTTCCGGTTCCGTTGGTGTTTCCGGCTCCGCTGGAATTTCCGGTTCTTCCGGTTCCATTGGCGTTTCCGGCTCCGTTGAACCTTCCGGAGTTTCCGGCTCTGTCGGTGTCTCTGGTTCCTCTGGAATCTCTGGTTCTTCCGGTTCCGTTGGCGTTTCCGGCTCCGCTGGAATTTCCGGTTCTTCCGGTGTCTCTGGCTCCGTTGGAACTTCCGGAGTTTCCGGTTCCGTCGGTGTCTCTGGTTCCTCCGGAATCTCCGGTTCTTCCGGTTCCATCGATGTCTCCGGTTCCGTTGAAACTTCCGGCTCGCCTGACATTTCTACTTCATTAGCTTGTCCCAATCCCTGCTCCCCTGACGGCTCTTCTGCCCACGCTGTTGAGAATCCCGAAAATACTACGGTCGCCGCCATCAGCAGCGGAAGTACTTTCTTTACTTTTTTCTTTTCCAATCCTTTCCACTTCCTTTCCTCCTGTTTTTCCTCCCCTTTTTCCTGTTCTTTCTCCTAATCCTTCCTTAAGGACCATAAGACTTTTCCTCTGATCTGTCCTTCTTTCACTGGTCCGTAATATCTGGAATCGGAAGAATTCTCCCGATTATCTCCCATAATAAAGTATTCCCCTTCTTGCAGCGTCAACGGATTTTCCTGACCAATCCCGGGGCTTGTCTGTCCCTGTATATAAGGTTCTTCCAGTTTATCCCCATCTATGTATACTCCTCCGCTTTCTTTCTCTATATAAATTTCTTCTCCGGGAAGCCCAATGACCCGTTTGATCAGTGTCCTCCCATCCTGTATCCTGGCAAGCACCACATCTCCTCGTTTCAATTCCCCACGGACTTTTCCGTAAAGGGTCAGATCCTGATCCTGATATCCGGGAACCATAGAAGAACCTTCTACAACAGCAAGTCCGAAAAACACATGAGACAGCAAAAAAAGTACACAAGCCATTGCTCCGGTCCCTGCTGCCCACTTCTTCCAGCCCCGCTTTTCTGTTCGGATCTCTTCTATCCGACTGGAAACTGCCTGTTCCACCGGGCTCTCTTCTTTTATTTCCTTCCTATTCCATTCCGTCATGAAGCGCCTCTATCTCCTCCAAAATCTTCCGGGCATTCTCGCTGAAAATGCGCCCCTGCTCCTTCAAAAGCCCTGCCTTTTTCTGATATTCCTGCCGCTCCTTTTCATACATCACTTTTAATTCCCGGATCCGCTCCTCGCCCTCTTTTTCTTGCTCCCGGACTGCTTTTAAAATTTCTTCTGCCTCCTCTTTGGCTTTCCCCAGCATATGCTCCCGATACTCTCGGATCTGGGCCATGCTGTCAATCAGTTCCGTACTCTTTTTCCCGTATTCCTTCTTCCTCTCTTCCTCTTCCTCCGCCTGTTCCTCTATCTTCGCCTGCAGGCTCCGGATCACTTCTTCATACTTCCCGCTGATTATTCGGATGTGCTCCAGCACATCCTCTTCTTCCCAGCCTCCGATTACTTTCTTCCGGATCTCCATCTCTTCAATATAACGGGCGATCTCCTCTGTTTGCGGTAATTTCTTTTTTTCTGACATGGCTTCCTTTTCTCCTTCTGCCTATTCTTTTACTCGAACAGCTCCAGGGTAATCTTATGATCCCATTTTTCTCCTTCTTTTGCTTCTGTAAAACCATCATTATAGAAAAACCCAAGTTCCTCCGGCTCTTCCTCTTCTCTGATCAAGGTAAACAAGTAAAAATCCCAGCTTCCCTTCTTGCTGTCTGCCGGCAGAGTATCCCAAAATTCTGTCCCCGGAGCCGCCAAAATGAGGAGTTTTCCTTCCCTTGGTTCGCCATCCACGTATCCTTCCACATAGCATCTCTTTGGGTTGAAATCTTCTCCGCTTCGGTTCTCTGTCGTCCCCGATACCACCAGATACCTCCAGCCTTCTTCTTCCGGATAATAGTCATAATATCCCATGGGACTTGGCGGCTTTACCTGAGACATGTACTGGGTATCTTCTATATAGAGGGTAATCTCCTCCCCGATTCGGAGCGTCCCCTCCGCCTTGGTGACTTCCTGTGCCTCTGCCGGCTTCTTCCCGCATCCTGCAAGGGCCGATAAAACAAATACTCCCATTAACAGTAATACAGCCTGCCGGAATCCTTTCTTCTTTTGTTCTCTCTTCATGGTTTTACTCCACATGCAGGGTAGCATTAATGGTTCCTTTATTCATTTCCTGCTGATAATCATCCAGACTTCCAGTGTCCACCAAAAGGGAAATTGGATAATCTCCCGGCTCCAGTTCTTCCGCGATCTCCCATTTTGTCACTGCCGTTCCCGGCTCCAGCCATCCACTCTCATAGAGGACATCTCCTCCTTCCTGCAGACTTACTGTATATTTGAAGTAACAGGGATTTCCCTCCGGATTGGACAATGCTGCATGAACCGTCCTCTGACCTGCTTCCATATCGATGGTTCCGAATCCGGGAAGCATGATCTGGCTTGGATCCTCATTCTTCAGACCGCCCGGCATCTGATAAGCCATGGCTGAATCGTCCAGATCCGGCCCCCGGTTCTGGGCAAAATACCACCAGAGTCCGCCGGCAATCAACGCCAGCAAAATTACCAGCGGAATCAGAATCTTTCCCCAGCTCTTTCCGATCACCCGCACATAGATCACTCCCCCATCTTCCTCCTCACAGGGGATATATCCCAGTACTTTCTGTCCGTATCCCAGTTTAGCCTTAAAGGGGTTTACCGCCACTTCCGTCCCTTCCTCTCCCAGCAGGAACGCTGCCTCTTCTTTCTTTGAACGGTACCCGATATCCCCTATAATCTTCTGGGGCGTAATCTCCTCTTCTTCCGCCATCCCTGCCGGAATGTAATTCCAACAGCCTTCTTTCCTGCTGTAAGTTTTACTGCTGGTTTCCAGCTCTTTCTCCACTAATCTTCTGCTCATAGACTTTTCATTCCCTTCTCTTTTGTTCCTATTCCACTACCAGAGTAGTCTTGATCGCCCCTTGGTTCATTTCACCTTCCGGATCATCCACCGGATGAGTCTCCACCTGTACTGTTACTTCATAACTTCCCGCTTCCAGAGGTTCTGTAAGGTCGAACTCCATAACCGCATTTCCCGGCTCCACAAGTCCGGAAGTGTAAAGTTCTTCCCCAGTATCATTGCGTACAAGGTGGAATTTGAAATAACAGGGATTGCCTTCCGGATTAAAAAGAACATGCTCCACATGCTCCTCCCCTGCCCGGGCTGTGATCTGACTGATCCCCGGCAGCATGATCTGGCTTGGATCCTTATTTACCATCCCTTCCACATGGTAAGCAATCTGGGCTTCATCCAGTCCCGGAACCTCTTCATCCCTTAGATACCACAAAAATCCCAGCACAATCCCTGCCAGGAGGCACAAAAGCAACAGGGGTAAAAGGATGGTCTTTACCAGGGAGCGTCCTAAGATTCTCACACAACAGACCGGCTCATCCCCCTCTCCTTCCGGTACAACCGGAATATAACCAATGGTCTTTTCGTTCCACCGCTTCCCCGGGCGATATTCATAAAGCCCTGTCAGGGCCTCCCCGTCTTCTAAAGTAAGCTCTGCACTTCCGGAATCCTGCCGTCTTAAATCCCCGGCAATGCGTCTTTCCTTTTCCGGAAGTTCCTTATATTCTTCGATGGTAAGGTAAGGCCACTGATGACCTTTTTTATCCTGAAAGGAGCGCTGCTCCTTAATATTCTTTGTTATTGCATCAAACTGTATAAAATACTTCATGAGTTTCTCCTGTTTCTTACTTCCATTCTCTTTTTTCTTACATTTTATAGAAGGACTCTGACTGCTCTTTATTTTTCAAAACAGGGAGCCAGATCCTTTTCCGGCTCCCTGTTTTTCTTTGAATCATTTATTTTACTTTTCTTGTTTTTGATAGAATCAGGATTAGAGGGCTAAGAAGACAACTAATTCTGTGTGATCGTGTAAGTCAGGGTATCTACAAATTCTGTTCCTTTCGGTGTTCCAACTCCTGCAGCTTGTAGAAGCCTTGCCTGACCTGTAAGAGCCAGAGTCTGATCACCTGCAGATGGTGTACTCTTACTCTTCAACGTTCCTACAAAAACATCTGTCGGATCTCCAGTAGAACCTTCTGCTAATTTCGCCCCACCTTCATTTGCTGTATAGTCTACTTCATATTTAAGAGATCCATAAGTTCCATTGCTAACTACAGCACCCTGTGCTGACGCAACACCAACTCCTACTTCCAGACCATACGGAAGACCTTTGGTAGTATCAACCGGTTTCAGTTCCAGTTTCTGCTCTACTGCAGTAGCTGTATCTTGGAACATAATGTCTGACGGAATGGTTACATAGTATCCTGCATCTCCACCACCTGGTGTTACTGCTCCAGTAATATACTTCACTTCCGTTTCTGACTCTGCTGCAAATACGCTCATCGGTGCTACTGCACTCACTGTCATTGCTCCTAAAATTGCTAATGTTGCTAATCTCTTCTTCATACTTCTTTTTTTCCTTTTCTCTGTGTTTTTTTATTGTTTGGATGGCCTCTCCATCCTGTTCCCCTCCATCTCTTTTTTCCCGGCTGATGGATTTCCGTGTGTCTTGAAAGTGTATTTTTTAAAATGCACTTTCCTCCTCTTTTTCTTCTTTTTTATCCTTCAGCAGGATCAGTAAAATTGCTCCCGCTGAAATCATAACCATAGCCAGATATGCTATGGGTAAGGAGGCATCTCCTGTCCGTACCGGACTAGTGCGTTTCCCGGCGTTGATCGTGCTGCTTCCTTCGCTACCGTCTCCGCCGATTCCCTGAGTCTCTTTTGCAACATACGTTACATTAACTCCACTGTCCACTCCGGCGGCCTTAGCGCTCCCTAAGGGAGCTACCGCCAGCAGCAGACAGAGTCCGGCACATACCAGTACTTTTCTGATTACTTTAGATGTTTTCATCTCTTTTCCTCCATCTGCTGTTTTATGATGTTGGCCTTACATAATCCCGAAGTGTCAGAATATACTCTACAGTTCCCGTATAGCTTGTTCCTCTGGCATCTCCATTATTGGTTTTGGCATTAATCTGATAAGAAATACTTTTTCCTGTTGGAACGCTTTCTTTGGTGTCTGCTGTTGTTTCTGTTGAATCACCTGCATTTTTCAATACACCTACCCAAGCATAATTCCCTGTTGTTCCGGCTATAGGATCCGGACTTTCTTGAGTTATCTGGCGTTTTGTACCATCTGTTCCGTAAATTCCCATTGTCATGGTTTTGTTTCCAGTGGCTTCTTCTGTCATAGCTTTATCAGCCTCTACCTTAACCTCTACTTCTGGCTGGTCTTTTTCATTGTTGCCTTCTGCCGGATTCCCGCTACTTGGGTTCTTATAACGAATTGTTGCTGCTGCTCCTGCATAGCCTTCAGATCCTCCGCTTACATTAGCTTCATCCTCTGTCAGGATTACGTTAGCCGGTATGTAAACATAATAGTTGCTCTCCTGCCACTGCAGTTGAATTTCTGATGTTACACTAGGTGCTTCATCAGACTGTGCTCCTCCCGGACATAAATTGTTTTCAGTAAATGTTGGATTATCTCCCGCCAGATCTTTATTAGATTCATTCCACGCCACGATACAGTACTTGGCCCTGTCATCCCACTGCCAGGAAACGGTCGGATTACCATTAGTAGGATTTATCCGATTAAAAATAGGGAATGTGACAGTAGCCTCTCCATCGCCTCCGAAATCAATCCTTCCTTTATTTGTCTTTTGCTCTGTAGAACCTGCAACACTTGCTCCGCTTGTTAAATCTCCATCAAAAGCCCAGCTATGCCAATCTGGTGGATTACTATCTGGATTCTTCTTGTAAAGTGCAATATGTACTTTTGCTTCTGAAGCTGCACTATTGCCAATCTGTAAATCTACTGGATACCAAGGATCTGCCTGGAAGCTTCCGGTAACATCAAAACCTGTTTCTGCATTTGTTACTATAGGATCCGGACTTTCAATCTGCTGAATTGCTTCACCACCAGGTACCTTCTGCTCTTCAATCGTAGATACTGCCTTTGGAAGAACCTTGAGCTGGTTAGTATCTCCCGGAATATCAGAACTTCCTCCTGTAAGCAGGTTTCGCTCTGTATCACTGATTCCATCTGCCAGATTAATCTGTGCTGCAGACGCATTCCCTGCAGACCATACATAAATTTTGTAATCTGCCTTTTCATCCTCTTCATATCGGATAGACGGCTTACCGCTTTCATCTATACTGTTGATCGTAAATGGAAGAGAAATCGTGCCGTTATTAATGGCAACTCCTTTTGTCAGATCAAGGGTCAGCTTATTGTTCCAGTAGCTTCCTCCTGTGTTTTCTGTTGTTATTCCTCCTGAAGCATCGCTTTTCAGCGTTCCGTAGGCAACCGCTTCTGTCGCCTTAACATTATCTGTCATGATTCCTGTTGTCGAATCCGGCGTTTTCGTATCCTTCACTACTGCAAAGCTTACGCCTCCTGCCAGCAGGTCAGCTGCATTCCCGTTGAATCTAAAGTCTGCGCTTAAAGTTACACTGCCATTGTTGACATCCATGTCGGCATTTCCGCCTGTATAGGTCTCTTTATTGTAACTTGTCTCTCCATCCTGATCGATCCTTAAGGATGCATAAACCGGTACCAGTGTCAGCACACCGTCTGTTTGGCTTGCTGTAAACAGCGCATTCCAGATATCTCGGTAATTATCACTATATGGATTATTTGTTTCTACACTATTTCCTCCATACAGCTTATAGAGATCGACTCCGGTTTTTTCCGGAAGGAGCAAACTGTTATAAGTAGTGCTTCCTACCTTGGCTGCAAATCCACTGAAGTTATTCGAGTCTACAGCCTCAAGCTTCTGATAAACGTCAGTATAATCAATGACATTATCCTCTCCACTGATACTGGTATAGTACCGATCTGCGTTCGCTGCATTAAAAGCGTCAATGGCATTTTGCGCTTCTGTACCTGCGCTTCCGCCACTGGTAAGAACATCATTGATACCGCTGCTGTCGATTTTTACAGATACTCCATAGAGATAATAAAGTTTTGCAAATGGATCTGTCGCAGAAACTTTTCCCTCTGTCTTGCTGGACTTTCCAAAGACATAAGTCCTACTATTTAATTCCAGCTGTTCTTTATAACCTACCGCTACTACTTCCGATCCGTTGACTGCTTTCAGAGTATACTCTGACTTCTCATTAAAAGCGTCATCCTGATAGGTTGTTCCATTGTTAAATCCCGTCTGTCTCTGGATCGTAAATTTTCCATCTATCAGGGAGTCTGCTCCTGGTGTTCGGGCATACTGAGGTACGATTTCAAGAGTATACTTTACGGTATCTTCATCCAGGAAGATTTTCTCCATCTGACTATAGAGCTCATCAAAATTTACCAGATCTCCCAGATGCCAGACATTCTTATCCTGTCCTGTTTGACTGTTTGGATTTGTAATCTTTAATGTATCGGTATCTGAGTTCCCTTTTTTCATCGTAAGAGTAAAACCGTTAAAATACTGGCCTGTCGGGATATTTCCAAAGGATGTCAACACTGTGTTCAGCACTGCCTGATTCCCTCCGTACCCCATTTTGACTCCTTCTTTTGTACCTCCGTTGCTGTTCTTATCGTTATAGAGTACTTGAACCTCAATAGGCTCCGCATTAATCCGGAAGGTTCCCGGCTGATTGAACAAATCCTGATCTCCGGCGATCTTAAGACTATAAGTGTACCTTCCGGCCTCTCCTAACGGAAAGCTTGTCCCGGCTCCGTTGGTAGGGGTGCTTGTTATTTTATTTGAATTTGAAATAACTTTAGGCTTTGTATATCCTATTTTGGGTTTTAATCCTAACTGAACAGAATTATTTTCCGTTCCGGAATTATGTATGTTGTACCCATAAACAGCATATGGAATTGTAAGAGGATAATATAATGGTCCCTGTCCAGCACTGGGTCTTTTCCAGATATAGGAATTTTTTATATCTGTATTTGAAGCGGAAGCCTGATTTCCTGTTCCCAGCTCTATGCCGTTCGCTTCTGTCAAAACAGCTCCTGTCTGCGCTCCGGAAGCATGCGTTTGAAACAGTTTAAATGGGTATGCGCAGCCCTGAACCTTCACTTCATAGGAATACCATCTTACCCAGCTCTGATTCCAGGTACTTCCACTGGGTGTCCTTGCATAAGCATGAGAATCTCCTACCTTTAGCGTAAAGTTATTCATCTCATCGTCAGTTAATTTATGATTTGCATTAAAAGGTTCCGTTTCTTGCTGCTGCCAACTTGTACATGTAATGGTAATCTTTCCTCCCATTTCAAGATTTTTAGTAATGGATTGATTATTTCCTGATGGGAGTATAAAAGTCTGCCTCGCAAAGTCCTCGGTACTAAAAGCAGCATTACTTGTATAAATATCTATTGACAATGCCGTAGGTACAAAACTGTAACCGCCAGAACCACTTGGATTGTTGGATATAGTATCAAACTGGAAAGCCACCTCCGAACCGGGTGTGTATTGCCCTACCGGAACAGTGTCCTTCTGCCCCGTGCCTTGATCTCTTACAACGCTTACCTTACTGCCGTTTCCAGGAGTAAGACC encodes:
- a CDS encoding response regulator, giving the protein MDKYTVLLVDDEEEVIQVIMKKINWEGLGFSVIGYANNGVKAFEMVEEFQPDVVMTDIKMPYMDGMELAGRIKEEFPATKLLIFTGFDEFEYAKEAVHLEVEEYILKPVNSLELTNVFTQLKIKLDQEISEKRNTEILQKYYMESLPLLQANFYSTLIEGRIMEGDLPKYIEDYQISLKGPFFCCVVIHTSSRQVPKNMNPVLLATSVQKQAMERLGGKWHPKYFSYLGNTVMIAQLKNENEVSDLTDECDRFCRYASRMIGAVVIIGVGQVCSDILELSQSYNGAREAVSYRAIYGACRAINIKEIAPSETGRAVTANDAELSELFKKIRIGSPQDVTEAVDKYMDRMSFPDKSLQYHHIAVMEMVSALYRFVSNNDLVVEEFSGDTRQLYSNLLDLEPEALRKWLLDISFLFRENLMNARSRSSKSFVFRAKEYIDNHYFEEELSLDSICDLLGVSNSYFSTIFKKETGQSFIGYLTSYRMEKAAHLLLETAEKSYMIAKSVGYADPNYFSYVFKRQFGVSPSKYRTEQEEK
- a CDS encoding NAD(P)H-dependent oxidoreductase, with the translated sequence MKKILFVNACVRPCSRTCLLAQEVLKKLNGQIEEVHLGHEQLSPLDLELLEKRNQLISSKNFSDPLFRYAAQFAAADEIVIAAPYWDLAFPSILRIYLEHVTVVGVTFQYSPDGIPLGLCKAKRIIYVTTAGGPIADRNLGYDYVKALSDAFYSIPEVLCFQAENLDIQGADVNGILEDAVLRIKEAL
- a CDS encoding peptidoglycan DD-metalloendopeptidase family protein — its product is MEKKKVKKVLPLLMAATVVFSGFSTAWAEEPSGEQGLGQANEVEMSGEPEVSTEPETSMEPEEPEIPEEPETPTEPETPEVPTEPETPEEPEIPAEPETPTEPEEPEIPEEPETPTEPETPEGSTEPETPMEPEEPEIPAEPETPTEPEEPEIAETPTEPDNGSDEETKPIAPSPSVPQTGWNPQVLPVTGNQKERFLEEFTPSERLIPKVLRIKYSTDMPLENIPPFITTEMITGALKVQDEYGYPASVTIAQVIQESGFGKYGPYGEKGQGLSYLAFQYNNLFGVKGRGPAGSVQMKTGEETEEGRSYTIRAGFRMYHTYSESMEDRAKLLKEVYSDLIEGVTDANTFAMRIGSRWATDVDYGKSLIRQMETYDLYRLDRMTLETFDSLLGEFADPCPGSQVTSRFGWRQWSHSYHKGIDLGTGSENIPTYAVAAGTVIEAGWGGSAGNWIIIDHGEGIVTKYMHHSEMYVKEGDRVEKGEQIGLSGTTGRSTGNHLHFQLEIDGEAIDPEPYLFPEESGLNSQD
- the lepB gene encoding signal peptidase I, giving the protein MTEWNRKEIKEESPVEQAVSSRIEEIRTEKRGWKKWAAGTGAMACVLFLLSHVFFGLAVVEGSSMVPGYQDQDLTLYGKVRGELKRGDVVLARIQDGRTLIKRVIGLPGEEIYIEKESGGVYIDGDKLEEPYIQGQTSPGIGQENPLTLQEGEYFIMGDNRENSSDSRYYGPVKEGQIRGKVLWSLRKD